A window of Choristoneura fumiferana chromosome 8, NRCan_CFum_1, whole genome shotgun sequence contains these coding sequences:
- the LOC141430642 gene encoding mitochondrial cardiolipin hydrolase-like, with amino-acid sequence MDWKSAKIILASTATAVVASQVAKKVFRYFFNSEKCAQEDVHEDVCTDVIKNREINDVILFSDDMVRHAMRPVPNNDMAMCESRELNCYKLIKYIKSSRETLDVCMYLITSSQIAEAIIRLGQKHVLVRILVDSDMANTSSSQIKKLKEYSFIQVQTNKNPNLMHHKFCIVDGPRAIKRKIILKTHAENLNVHAPFKGFSDKKLKSKPVKGFVMSGSLNWSTHAMISNHDSVIVTSQPNIVGKFEKEFESLWVEDEPALGKAT; translated from the exons ATGGACTGGAAAAGCGCTAAGATTATTTTAGCATCCACAGCAACGGCGGTAGTGGCATCTCAAGTGGCGAAGAAAGTTTTCCGGTACTTCTTTAACTCTGAAAAATGTGCTCAAGAAGATGTTCATGAGGACGTCTGTACTGACGTGATCAAGAATCGTGAAATAAACGATGTCATCTTATTTTCGGATGATATGGTCCGCCACGCTATGAGACCGGTACCAAACAATGACATGGCTATGTGCGAGAGTAGGGAACTGAACTGTTACAAGCTTATCAAGTATATAAAGTCATCACGCGAAACACTGGACGTCTGTATGTACTTGATCACGAGCAGCCAGATTGCTGAGGCTATCATTCGGCTAGGACAGAAGCACGTGCTTGTGCGGATACTTGTCGATAGTGACATGGCGAACACGTCGtcttcacaaataaaaaaactcaaggaataca GTTTCATTCAAGTGCAGACcaacaaaaatccaaatctaATGCACCATAAATTCTGTATTGTTGACGGGCCAAGAGCCATCAAAAGGAAGATCATTTTAAAAACACATGCGGAAAATCTAAACGTTCATGCGCCGTTCAAAGGCTTCAGCGACAAGAAGTTGAAAAGCAAGCCAGTGAAAGGGTTCGTGATGTCAGGGTCTTTGAACTGGTCCACCCATGCCATGATTTCCAATCATGATAGCGTCATCGTGACGTCGCAACCAAACATCGTTGGCAAATTCGAGAAGGAGTTCGAAAGCTTATGGGTAGAAGACGAGCCG
- the LOC141430641 gene encoding lysosomal alpha-glucosidase-like (The sequence of the model RefSeq protein was modified relative to this genomic sequence to represent the inferred CDS: added 1 base not found in genome assembly): MPKVPYKSEPSTRDDEDYEIVSFEDFCDKSPGSKTDLLTLNDNINYRLCYEGEKPTKFVEDDGATSSRDAEQSETSLNGSKNVTFKRRLSNFAPFGKFGAKTSRASPFSGVIPKPRTEGESTREHRYQRFSSNSGMLQRAWAALPRYGSGLLLVAAACALCAGAWWAVVGAVGGDWGEEHYRKLWERAHPDNIKKPLAPIAYEKIAPEYRYHDHNNLSTKNKLNVTDPTKKKLVMLPKYTERPPEVMSDICGQMEDNMRFDCFPHDGANEKDCVHRGCCWRPTTTKGAPFCFYPPQYDTYRFINSTENKHGMNVYYEQMRPSQYPGDFHVARMDFKYLSDDVLQIKIYDAQNKRFEPPFPEIPMVPGPISDLKYRVLVESATIGFKVIRNSDNVTLINTQDVGGLILSDRFLQLSAILPSHQMYGLGERQSRFLLDTNWQTYTMFNYDTAPTENTNLYGTHPFYLNLEPSGKSHGMLLLNSYAMDVILQPTPAITYRTTGGVLNLFVFSGPAPAAVAAQYTALVGRPAMPPYWALGFHLCKFGYGSLNVTEDVWQKNRDAGIPFDVQWNDLDYMNNSNDFTYDKVNYAGLPEFVKKVHNEGMHYMVLIDPGVSAGEKPGDYPPFDRGVELDIFVKNSTNQPFIGKTWNKISTAYPDFTHPGSTAYWLEMMTSLHEAVPYDGAWIDMNEPSNMVSGPLHGSCAPEQLPYRPHTAGADGLKSKTLCMDAQHYAGDHRACHNLYALSEAVATHSALTEIRGARPFIISRATFVGSGHFAGHWSGDVFSTWHDMAMTIPDILAFSLFGIPMMGADICGFNGDTTVELCKRWMQLGAFYPFSRNHNSINTLPQDPVSLGPEVAAASRAALRTRYRLLPYYYTLFWRAHVFGDTVARPLFFETPEDPVTHDIDTQFLVGPHVMVSPILEQGAVSTRAYFPGTWYNLADGTLVAENEWKEVDENTTVTVKGGGILALQEPPAHGPVSTSSARSGPLQLLAAPAPARAPAPRRARGQLYWDHGDTLNSYEEKQYSHIEFLLANSELKSVVHWWGYGVPSVSKISILAQTLPVKTLTVNGAPCQKPHCQFTYNPKTKILDIFDMNLALDKPFSVKWTYKHPHFNRVEKNDTLV; encoded by the exons ATGCCTAAGGTACCATATAAATCAGAACCGTCGACGCGGGATGATGAGGACTACGAAATAGTGTCATTCGAAGACTTTTGCGACAAGTCTCCAGGTTCGAAAACTGATTTATTAACACTAAACGACAACATTAACTATCGCCTATGCTATGAGGGCGAAAAGCCTACTAAATTCGTAGAAGATGACGGCGCAACTTCTAGCAGAGACGCAGAACAGTCGGAGACATCTTTAAATGGCTCCAAGAATGTTACCTTCAAACGGCGGCTATCGAATTTTGCTCCGTTCGGAAAATTCGGTGCGAAGACCTCTCGGGCTTCGCCGTTTAGCGGAGTTATTCCAAAGCCGAGGACTGAAGGAGAATCCACTAGAGAGCATCG TTACCAGCGGTTCTCGAGCAACAGCGGGATGTTGCAGCGCGCGTGGGCGGCGCTGCCCCGCTACGGCTCGGGGCTGCTGCTGGTGGCGGCCGCGTGCGCGCTCTGCGCCGGCGCCTGGTGGGCCGTGGTGGGCGCCGTGGGGGGCGACTGGGGGGAGGAGCACTacag GAAACTGTGGGAGCGCGCACATCCCGACAATATCAAGAAACCGCTTGCACCAATCGCATAcgaaaag ATCGCACCTGAATACCGCTATCACGATCACAACAACCTCAGCACAAAAAACAAACTGAACGTCACAGATCCCACCAAAAAGAAGCTTGTAATGCTCCCCAAATATACCGAGAGGCCGCCGGAGGTCATGAGCGATATCTGCGGGCAGATGGAGGATAACATGAGGTTCGACTGCTTCCCTCACGATGGAGCCAATGAAAAGGATTGTGTGCATAGAG GCTGCTGCTGGCGTCCAACGACCACTAAGGGTGCCCCGTTCTGCTTCTACCCGCCGCAATACGATACGTATCGCTTTATAAACTCTACTGAGAACAAGCACGGCATGAATGTTTACTACGAGCAGATGCGGCCGTCGCAGTACCCCGGGGATTTCCATGTCGCCAGGATGGACTTCAAGTATTTGTCTGATGATGTGCTGCAGATCAAG ATTTACGACGCGCAAAACAAGCGCTTTGAGCCTCCGTTCCCAGAGATACCCATGGTTCCAGGGCCTATATCCGACCTTAAATACCGCGTGCTAGTAGAGAGCGCCACCATAGGGTTCAAAGTCATAAGGAACTCGGATAACGTTACtct TATAAACACGCAGGACGTCGGCGGTCTTATCCTTTCGGACAGATTCCTCCAGCTGTCGGCTATATTGCCCTCTCACCAGATGTACGGGCTGGGAGAGAGACAGTCGCGGTTCCTTCTGGACACCAATTGGCAGACCTATACTATGTTCAACTATGACACCGCTCCTACGGagaat ACTAACCTGTATGGCACACACCCCTTCTACCTGAATCTGGAACCCAGTGGAAAAAGTCACGGGATGCTTCTACTCAACTCCTACGCTATGG ACGTAATACTCCAACCGACGCCGGCGATAACGTACCGGACGACGGGCGGCGTGCTGAACCTGTTCGTGTTCTCGGGGCCGGCGCCGGCCGCCGTCGCGGCGCAGTACACCGCGCTGGTCGGCCGGCCCGCCATGCCGCCCTATTGGGCGCTGGGGTTCCATCTGTGCAA ATTTGGCTACGGCAGCCTGAACGTTACCGAAGATGTGTGGCAGAAGAATAGAGACGCCGGGATACCATTT GACGTTCAGTGGAATGATTTAGATTACATGAACAATTCTAACGATTTCACTTACGACAAAGTGAACTACGCCGGCCTGCCGGAATTCGTTAAGAAAGTTCACAACGAGGGGATGCATTATATGGTGCTCATAG acccTGGAGTGAGTGCTGGCGAGAAGCCAGGCGATTATCCTCCGTTCGACCGCGGCGTGGAACTGGACATCTTCGTCAAGAATTCAACTAACCAACCTTTTATTGGGAAG acgTGGAACAAAATATCGACCGCATATCCAGACTTCACGCACCCCGGATCTACCGCCTACTGGCTTGAAATGATGACCAGCTTGCACGAGGCCGTACCTTACGACGGGGCTTGGATC GACATGAACGAGCCCTCAAACATGGTATCGGGTCCCCTGCATGGGTCCTGCGCCCCCGAGCAGCTCCCATATCGCCCCCATACTGCGGGTGCAGACGGGCTCAAGTCCAAGACGCTGTGTATGGACGCTCAGCACTACGCCGGCGACCATCGCGCCTGCCACAACTTGTACGCGCTCAGCGAAGCCGTCGCTACACACTC TGCGCTGACTGAGATCCGCGGCGCGCGTCCCTTCATCATATCCCGCGCGACTTTCGTCGGCTCCGGCCACTTCGCGGGGCACTGGAGTGGGGACGTGTTCAGCACGTGGCATGACATGGCCATGACCATACCGG ATATTCTAGCCTTCAGCCTGTTTGGTATCCCAATGATGGGCGCAGACATATGCGGGTTCAACGGGGACACGACAGTGGAGCTGTGCAAGCGGTGGATGCAACTCGGCGCTTTTTACCCTTTCTCGCGGAATCACAACTCTATTAATACTTT CCGCAAGACCCGGTGAGCCTGGGCCCGGAGGTGGCGGCGGCGAGCCGCGCCGCTCTGCGCACGCGCTACCGGCTCCTCCCGTACTACTACACGCTGTTCTGGCGCGCGCACGTCTTCGGAGACACGGTCGCGCGCCCGCTGTTCTTTGA GACCCCCGAAGACCCAGTGACCCACGACATCGACACCCAGTTCCTCGTGGGCCCGCACGTCATGGTGTCCCCCATCCTGGAACAGGGGGCGGTTTCCACGCGCGCGTATTTCCCTGGCACCTGGTACAACCTGGCCGATGGCACTCTGGTGGCGGAGAACGAGTGGAAAGAAGTCGATGAGAATACTACTGTTACCGTCAAG GGCGGAGGTATACTAGCCCTCCAGGAGCCTCCGGCGCACGGCCCCGTCAGCACCAGCAGCGCCCGCAGCGGTCCGCTGCAGCTGCTGgccgcgcccgcccccgcccgcgcccccgccccgcgccgcgccaGGGGACAGCTCTACTGGGACCACGGCGACACGCTCA